One Gossypium hirsutum isolate 1008001.06 chromosome A11, Gossypium_hirsutum_v2.1, whole genome shotgun sequence genomic window carries:
- the LOC107924580 gene encoding beta-amylase 2, chloroplastic: MAVSSVRLFNNLYPSRASLIAYSTLHSGFPNSLGYNSFRVKGGLVSSISGSSRVRASVKGKGERTEDYPLAGDSTDNKKVAESWPRSLQRDFAGTPYVPVYVMLPLGVIDRNCELVDPEGLTNQLRILKSVNVDGVMIDCWWGIVEAHAPQTYNWSGYRRLFQIVRDLGLKLQVVMSFHECGGNVGDDVNIPLPQWVREIGDSNPDIYFTDREGRSNTECLTWGIDKERVLRGRTAVEVYFDYMRNFRVEFDDFFVSGVIAEIEVGMGPCGELRYPSYPVKHGWKYPGIGEFQCYDKYLMKRLKKAAEIRGLTFWGRAPDNSGSYNSAPHETGFFRDGGDYDSYYGRFFLNWYSQILVDHGDRVLALANLAFEGTCIAAKLSGIHWWYKTASHAAELTSGFYNPAHRDGYAPIAAIALNFTCVELRTLNQHEGFPEAMADPEGLVWQVLNAAWDVSIPVASENALPCYDREGYNKILENAKPRNDPDGRHLSAFTYLRLNPALIERRNFVEFERFVKGMHGEAISDLPLN, from the exons atggcgGTTTCATCAGTTCGGTTGTTCAATAATTTATACCCGTCACGTGCTTCTCTTATAGCTTACTCAACATTACATTCTGGGTTTCCCAACTCATTGGGTTACAACTCGTTTCGGGTCAAGGGAGGTCTAGTTTCTTCTATTTCCGGATCGTCCCGGGTTCGAGCCTCAGTTAAAGGAAAAGGAGAAAGAACGGAGGATTATCCACTAGCCGGTGATTCCACAGATAACAAGAAG GTTGCAGAATCGTGGCCGAGATCATTACAGCGGGATTTTGCTGGCACACCTTATGTTCCTGTATACGTTATGCTACCG CTGGGTGTTATTGACAGGAACTGTGAGTTGGTTGACCCAGAGGGTTTGACGAATCAGTTAAGGATTTTGAAGTCAGTTAATGTGGATGGTGTAATGATTGATTGCTGGTGGGGGATAGTTGAGGCGCATGCCCCTCAAACTTATAATTGGAGTGGCTACAGGAGGCTTTTTCAAATTGTGCGTGATCTTGGGCTTAAGTTGCAG GTTGTAATGTCATTTCATGAATGTGGAGGGAATGTTGGAGATGATGTAAATATTCCACTTCCTCAGTGGGTAAGAGAAATTGGAGACAGCAACCCTGACATATATTTCACAGATAGAGAAGGAAGGAGCAATACTGAATGCCTTACATGGGGAATTGATAAGGAGCGGGTTCTAAGGGGCCGAACTGCTGTTGAG GTTTACTTTGACTACATGAGGAACTTTCGTGTAGAGTTTGatgatttctttgtgagtggagtCATAGCTGAAATTGAAGTAGGGATGGGTCCATGTGGGGAGCTACGTTATCCGTCGTATCCTGTAAAGCATGGTTGGAAATATCCTGGTATTGGTGAATTTCAG tgttatgataaatatttgatgaAAAGACTAAAGAAAGCAGCAGAGATTAGAGGACTCACTTTCTGGGGTAGAGCACCAGATAATTCTGGTTCTTATAACTCTGCACCTCATGAGACTGGATTCTTTCGTGATGGAGGTGATTATGACAGCTACTACGGCAGGTTCTTTCTTAATTGGTATTCTCAAATTTTGGTTGATCATGGTGATCGTGTGCTTGCTCTGGCCAACTTGGCTTTTGAAGGCACTTGCATTGCTGCAAAG CTATCTGGTATACATTGGTGGTATAAAACAGCCAGCCATGCTGCAGAGCTGACTTCTGGGTTTTACAATCCTGCACATCGTGATGGCTATGCTCCGATTGCAGCAATTGCATTAAACTTCACATGTGTTGAATTGCGCACCTTAAATCAGCACGAGGGCTTCCCAGAGGCAATGGCAGACCCAGAGGGCTTAGTTTGGCAG GTGCTGAATGCCGCGTGGGATGTTTCCATACCGGTTGCTAGTGAGAATGCTCTTCCATGCTATGACAGAGAAGGCTACAATAAGATACTAGAAAATGCCAAGCCCCGGAACGACCCAGATGGCCGCCATTTATCGGCTTTTACCTACCTCAGGCTCAACCCAGCACTGATAGAGAGACGCAACTTTGTAGAGTTTGAAAGATTTGTCAAGGGGATGCATG GGGAAGCAATATCAGATCTCCCATTGAACTGA